Proteins from a genomic interval of Nostoc sp. TCL240-02:
- a CDS encoding alkaline phosphatase family protein: MQKTVVLNVVGLTPSLLGENTPCLSSWAAKGQVASIEKVLPAVTCSVQATYLTGKFPDEHGIVANGWYFRDECEVKFWRQSNKLVQSPKIWEIAKSIDSTFTCANLFWWYNMYSSVDYAITPRPMYPADGRKLPDIYTHPSDVRSQTQSDLGNFPLFDFWGPKTSISSSQWIANSAKWIEERYSPTLSLVYLPHLDYCLQKFGNNQTQIQADLREIDAVCGDLIKYYEARNTQVIILSEYGITPVSKAVDLNRVLRENGLIAIREELGRELLDFGASIAFAVADHQIAHIYVNDPAYIPKVRSLLEATEGVAQVLDEEGKQAYHLDHPRSGELVAIAGSDAWFTYYYWLDDAKAPDFARTVDIHRKPGYDPVELFLDPQIKFPQGKIALKLLKKQLGFRYLMDVIPLDASLVRGSHGNITTSSDEGPLFITHQTDLVNENRIEATDVCSLILKHLNA, translated from the coding sequence ATGCAGAAAACTGTTGTTCTAAATGTTGTGGGATTAACGCCCAGTTTACTAGGAGAAAACACACCATGTTTATCTTCTTGGGCTGCAAAAGGCCAGGTAGCGTCAATTGAAAAAGTTTTACCTGCTGTTACTTGTTCGGTTCAAGCTACTTATTTAACAGGAAAATTCCCTGATGAACATGGGATTGTCGCTAATGGTTGGTACTTCCGCGATGAATGTGAAGTGAAGTTTTGGCGACAATCTAATAAATTAGTCCAGTCCCCAAAAATTTGGGAAATAGCTAAATCAATTGACTCAACTTTTACTTGTGCCAACCTTTTTTGGTGGTACAATATGTATTCTTCAGTGGATTATGCCATTACGCCCCGCCCAATGTATCCCGCAGATGGGAGAAAATTACCTGATATTTATACTCATCCTAGTGATGTGCGATCGCAAACTCAATCTGATTTAGGAAATTTCCCTTTGTTCGATTTTTGGGGGCCAAAAACTTCCATTAGTTCTAGCCAATGGATTGCCAATTCTGCAAAATGGATTGAGGAACGCTACAGCCCTACATTATCACTAGTTTATTTACCACATTTAGATTACTGTCTGCAAAAATTTGGTAACAATCAAACACAGATTCAAGCTGATTTACGAGAAATAGATGCTGTTTGTGGCGATTTAATTAAATACTATGAAGCACGCAATACTCAGGTAATTATTCTTTCTGAGTATGGCATTACCCCAGTCTCGAAAGCTGTAGATTTGAACCGCGTATTACGGGAAAATGGTCTAATTGCTATACGAGAAGAATTAGGGCGAGAACTGCTTGATTTTGGGGCTAGCATTGCCTTTGCTGTTGCCGATCATCAAATTGCTCATATATATGTGAACGATCCGGCTTACATCCCAAAAGTGCGATCGCTTTTAGAAGCGACTGAAGGCGTAGCGCAGGTATTGGATGAAGAGGGTAAACAAGCCTACCACCTCGATCATCCTAGATCGGGGGAGTTGGTAGCGATCGCCGGGTCTGATGCTTGGTTTACCTATTATTATTGGCTTGATGACGCAAAAGCGCCTGATTTTGCTAGAACTGTAGATATCCACCGCAAACCTGGTTACGATCCTGTAGAACTTTTCCTCGATCCACAGATTAAATTTCCTCAAGGAAAAATTGCTCTCAAGTTACTTAAGAAGCAACTGGGTTTTCGCTACCTCATGGATGTTATTCCTCTGGATGCTTCCCTCGTTCGTGGTTCTCACGGTAACATTACCACTTCTTCTGATGAAGGGCCTCTATTTATCACCCATCAAACTGATTTAGTTAATGAAAATCGAATTGAGGCGACAGATGTTTGCTCGTTGATTCTCAAACATTTAAATGCCTGA